In Flavobacterium sp. WV_118_3, one DNA window encodes the following:
- a CDS encoding glycosyltransferase family 4 protein: MRIVQLIDSLETGGAEKMAVSYANALSAEIPYSGLIATRKEGVLQKEIASGVPYLFANRTSVLDFKALWRTRAFLKEHDVSIAHAHSSSFFFAVLLKMICPSLKIVWHDHYGYSDFVSERKNKRLLQWASFFFYRIIAVNEKLKNWSQKELHCKKVKYLPNFVSVVHNESGIALKGTEGKRILCLANLRPQKNHLLLLEVAKNIKNSHPDWTFHLVGKDFKDAYSEQLQKQIHASELQHTVFLYGSVAEVDVVIQQAEIGILTSISEGLPVSLLEYGYFGLPVVATAVGEIPTVINGANGILIPEGEAGSFTEALLQLIADPVKRTEIGTALQKDIKQHYIKESVVQDYLNFISNGN; encoded by the coding sequence ATGCGGATTGTTCAATTAATTGACAGCCTCGAAACAGGAGGTGCCGAAAAAATGGCAGTAAGTTATGCCAATGCTTTATCAGCGGAAATCCCGTATTCGGGACTCATCGCAACCCGGAAAGAAGGGGTTTTACAAAAGGAAATTGCGTCAGGTGTACCTTATTTGTTTGCCAATCGAACATCTGTTTTAGATTTTAAAGCTTTGTGGCGAACCCGGGCATTTCTTAAAGAGCATGATGTTTCAATAGCACATGCCCATAGTAGTTCTTTTTTCTTTGCGGTGTTGCTTAAAATGATCTGTCCTTCTTTAAAAATTGTTTGGCACGATCATTATGGGTATAGCGATTTTGTGTCGGAACGAAAAAATAAAAGGTTGTTGCAATGGGCATCGTTCTTTTTTTACCGAATCATCGCTGTCAACGAAAAACTAAAAAACTGGTCACAAAAGGAATTGCATTGTAAAAAGGTAAAATACCTTCCTAATTTTGTATCCGTAGTACATAACGAATCCGGAATAGCGCTAAAAGGAACGGAAGGAAAACGAATTCTATGTCTGGCGAATTTAAGACCGCAAAAAAATCATTTGCTGCTTTTAGAGGTGGCTAAAAATATAAAAAATAGCCATCCCGATTGGACATTCCATCTGGTTGGTAAAGATTTTAAAGATGCTTATTCGGAGCAATTGCAGAAGCAGATTCATGCTTCTGAATTGCAACATACGGTTTTCCTATACGGGAGTGTAGCAGAAGTGGATGTGGTAATCCAACAGGCGGAAATTGGAATACTAACCTCCATTTCCGAAGGACTACCGGTTTCGTTACTGGAATATGGCTATTTTGGTTTGCCGGTGGTCGCAACAGCTGTAGGAGAAATTCCAACGGTAATTAACGGAGCAAACGGCATTTTAATACCGGAAGGCGAAGCCGGATCCTTTACCGAAGCGTTGCTGCAACTGATTGCAGATCCGGTAAAGCGTACAGAAATCGGAACGGCACTGCAAAAGGATATCAAACAGCATTATATAAAAGAATCCGTAGTACAGGATTATCTGAATTTTATCAGTAATGGGAACTAA
- a CDS encoding O-antigen ligase family protein, whose product MGTKKQTTYIALLLLHIVIGGVIYVVPLLSVLLTMLTFVSGLIILLKTRNKNNEALYLSAYVVGIEVFLRMTNGMIFNEFGKYTVMIFLLIGMFYTGFSRNAWPYWIFLVFLVPGIIVSTATLSYETNMRKAIAFNISGPVCLGMAAIYCFDRKITIRELRNLLTTFAMPIVTVVTYLFLYTPSVRDVVTGTQSNFETSGGFGPNQVSTMLGFGTFVFFSQFLLNSPTRRLQLINIALTLMTAYRGIITFSRGGMITGCIMILLLVIMAYLKLNKEGRSKMLVVFIFTILASLSVWIYSSYQTSGLIDKRYANQDALGREKESKLSGREELIKTEIQMFVDHPFLGIGVGKNKEYRQELTGIDLATHNEITRMLAEHGILGVINLLILFIVPLLLSLGNRNHIFLFCFLAFWLFTINHAAMRLAAPAFIYALTLLKVYPDDEKDPLHWE is encoded by the coding sequence ATGGGAACTAAAAAACAAACGACTTATATCGCTTTATTACTATTGCATATTGTGATAGGTGGTGTTATTTATGTAGTGCCGCTTTTATCGGTATTACTAACCATGCTGACGTTTGTTTCCGGTTTGATAATCTTACTTAAAACCAGAAATAAAAATAACGAAGCCCTGTATTTGTCGGCCTATGTCGTGGGAATCGAGGTGTTTCTGCGAATGACAAACGGTATGATTTTTAACGAATTCGGAAAGTATACGGTGATGATATTCCTGCTTATCGGGATGTTTTATACCGGTTTCTCCCGGAATGCATGGCCCTACTGGATATTCCTCGTTTTTTTGGTTCCGGGTATCATCGTTTCTACAGCCACCCTGTCGTATGAAACCAATATGCGTAAAGCTATCGCATTTAATATATCCGGACCGGTTTGTCTTGGAATGGCGGCTATATATTGTTTTGACAGAAAAATAACCATAAGGGAATTGCGGAACCTGTTAACGACTTTTGCAATGCCCATAGTTACCGTAGTGACCTATCTGTTCTTGTATACGCCCAGTGTACGGGATGTGGTAACCGGAACACAATCCAATTTTGAAACATCCGGTGGTTTCGGTCCCAATCAGGTATCAACCATGTTAGGCTTTGGAACCTTTGTCTTTTTTAGTCAGTTTTTATTGAATTCGCCAACGCGAAGATTACAATTGATCAATATTGCGCTGACATTAATGACGGCCTATCGTGGAATTATTACCTTTTCCCGTGGAGGGATGATAACCGGATGTATCATGATCCTGTTATTGGTGATCATGGCGTATCTTAAACTGAACAAAGAAGGGCGAAGTAAGATGTTAGTGGTGTTTATTTTTACCATATTGGCGAGTCTTAGTGTCTGGATTTACAGTTCCTATCAAACAAGCGGATTAATTGATAAACGGTACGCTAACCAGGATGCTTTGGGAAGAGAAAAAGAAAGTAAATTATCGGGTAGGGAAGAATTGATTAAAACGGAAATCCAAATGTTTGTCGATCATCCGTTTTTGGGAATTGGTGTTGGAAAAAATAAAGAATACCGACAGGAGTTAACCGGAATTGATTTGGCAACACATAATGAAATTACACGAATGCTGGCAGAACACGGAATACTCGGAGTGATCAACCTGTTAATCCTTTTTATTGTGCCATTGCTGCTGAGTCTGGGAAACCGGAATCATATCTTTTTGTTTTGTTTTTTAGCTTTTTGGCTGTTCACGATTAACCACGCGGCCATGCGACTCGCGGCACCGGCTTTTATTTATGCCTTAACCTTATTAAAAGTATACCCCGATGACGAAAAAGATCCTTTACATTGGGAATAA
- a CDS encoding glycosyltransferase family 4 protein: protein MTKKILYIGNKLAVHGQNPTTIDTLSVLFAKEGYHMVTASSQKNKILRIVDMVLTVLKNARSADFVIIDTYSTFNFWYAFIVSQVCRIVRLQYIPYLHGGDLPKRLQQNPRLCRMIFDHAYKNVAPSAYLIEQFRQKNVPGLLQIPNLLDLEQYTFKKRTIIRPRLFWVRALSEIYNPKMAIAVTEKLQKRYPETTLCMVGPDKDGSLDAVKAYADLKGVAVAFTGRLSKAEWTNLAADYDIFLATSHFDNMPVSVMEAMALGLPIVATNVGGIPFLLDKDGEAQLVADGDIDAMVNAIQKLIENPDIAQKQIEKAYRKVESFDWKEIKKQWKRLFEY from the coding sequence ATGACGAAAAAGATCCTTTACATTGGGAATAAACTGGCCGTTCATGGTCAGAATCCTACAACTATTGATACGCTTTCGGTTTTATTTGCCAAAGAGGGGTATCACATGGTCACGGCTTCGTCCCAAAAAAATAAAATACTGCGAATAGTCGATATGGTACTAACGGTCCTGAAAAATGCGCGCTCGGCCGATTTTGTGATCATAGATACCTACAGTACTTTCAATTTCTGGTATGCCTTTATCGTGAGTCAGGTTTGCAGAATAGTTCGCTTACAATACATTCCCTATCTGCATGGTGGCGATTTGCCGAAACGCTTGCAGCAAAACCCGAGATTATGCCGGATGATTTTTGATCATGCCTATAAAAACGTTGCACCGTCGGCCTATCTGATCGAACAGTTCCGACAAAAGAATGTGCCTGGTTTACTACAGATTCCAAATCTGCTTGATTTGGAGCAGTATACCTTTAAAAAAAGAACAATTATACGACCTCGTTTGTTTTGGGTTAGGGCATTATCGGAAATTTATAATCCAAAAATGGCCATTGCTGTAACCGAAAAACTGCAAAAAAGATACCCGGAAACGACTTTATGTATGGTTGGCCCGGACAAAGACGGAAGTCTGGATGCGGTAAAAGCCTATGCCGATCTTAAAGGTGTCGCTGTTGCGTTTACCGGGAGATTATCAAAAGCCGAATGGACAAACCTGGCTGCTGATTATGACATTTTTTTAGCAACGTCTCATTTCGACAATATGCCGGTTAGCGTAATGGAAGCGATGGCTTTGGGATTACCGATAGTGGCTACAAACGTTGGTGGAATTCCGTTTTTGTTGGATAAAGATGGTGAGGCGCAACTGGTCGCCGATGGAGATATTGATGCGATGGTTAACGCTATTCAGAAGTTAATCGAAAATCCGGATATAGCTCAAAAACAAATCGAAAAAGCGTACCGTAAAGTCGAAAGTTTTGACTGGAAAGAAATCAAAAAGCAATGGAAGCGATTGTTTGAGTATTAG
- a CDS encoding sugar transferase, which produces MLLRLIDVFAVFAALYFLTVTFKFHYFSFKESSLGSILFLGLYINLFGTIFEMYNLQVASNQFQIVKSTILTACMTVFCYLLTPVFTPILPSNRLQIIYFFFAILLSLFAWRFFYLHFLASHRFVKRVVFVCSRDTIAQLALELGKADPHYEIAGFVSSESQVVENENTDGFQEIDFAELEFFVKKHSVAEVVIALKGTKPIAPDVYQQLLNLLEKGVVIREYMQVYEHATQRLPILYAEKDFYRLFPFSRSNHNRLYLIVMRGFEILFSVLGLLFGCLLLPVVCIGNAISNKGPLFYTQERVGKNGIPFRIYKFRSMITNAEQHGAVFAKANDVRITPFGKFLRRSRIDEFPQFINVLKGDMAVIGPRPERPFFVDAISQKMPFYQIRHIIKPGLTGWAQVNYSYGESIEDSMVKLQYDLYYIKHRSVFLDVNIIIKTLSTVLFYRGQ; this is translated from the coding sequence GTGCTTTTGCGTTTAATAGATGTTTTCGCTGTTTTTGCTGCCTTATATTTTTTGACGGTTACGTTTAAATTTCATTATTTTTCATTTAAAGAATCATCGCTCGGTTCCATACTTTTTCTGGGGCTTTACATTAACCTGTTCGGAACCATTTTCGAAATGTATAACCTACAGGTGGCCAGTAATCAGTTTCAAATTGTTAAAAGTACCATATTAACGGCTTGTATGACGGTGTTTTGCTATTTGCTGACTCCTGTTTTTACGCCGATATTACCATCTAACCGTTTGCAGATCATTTACTTCTTTTTTGCAATATTGCTGAGCCTGTTTGCCTGGCGGTTTTTTTACCTGCATTTTCTGGCCTCCCATCGTTTTGTGAAAAGAGTGGTTTTTGTGTGCAGTCGCGATACCATTGCGCAATTGGCACTGGAATTGGGGAAAGCCGATCCACATTATGAAATTGCCGGATTTGTTTCTTCTGAAAGTCAGGTTGTTGAAAATGAAAATACCGACGGTTTCCAGGAAATCGATTTTGCTGAATTGGAGTTTTTTGTGAAAAAACATTCGGTTGCCGAGGTGGTTATTGCTCTAAAAGGGACGAAACCGATCGCTCCCGATGTATACCAACAGTTACTGAATCTGCTCGAAAAAGGGGTGGTGATACGGGAATATATGCAGGTGTACGAACACGCTACGCAACGGTTACCAATATTATATGCCGAAAAGGATTTTTACAGGTTGTTTCCCTTTAGCCGTAGTAATCACAATCGTTTGTATCTGATTGTAATGCGTGGTTTTGAAATTCTGTTTTCTGTTTTGGGGCTGTTATTTGGTTGTCTGTTACTGCCGGTTGTTTGTATCGGAAATGCAATTAGTAATAAAGGGCCATTGTTTTATACACAGGAAAGGGTTGGAAAAAACGGCATTCCGTTTCGGATTTATAAATTCCGTTCTATGATAACCAACGCCGAACAGCATGGTGCTGTTTTTGCAAAAGCGAATGATGTTCGGATAACGCCTTTCGGGAAATTCCTGCGGCGCTCCCGTATCGATGAATTTCCACAGTTTATTAATGTGTTAAAAGGTGATATGGCCGTGATTGGCCCACGTCCGGAACGTCCTTTTTTTGTCGATGCAATTTCTCAAAAAATGCCGTTTTATCAGATCCGACATATTATAAAACCGGGGCTTACCGGTTGGGCTCAGGTGAATTATTCCTATGGGGAAAGTATCGAAGACAGTATGGTAAAACTGCAATACGACTTATACTATATTAAACATCGAAGTGTTTTTCTCGATGTGAATATTATCATTAAAACGCTGAGTACCGTTTTATTTTACAGAGGACAATAA
- a CDS encoding DUF4105 domain-containing protein: MRSFTLSILTLFLLFTTTSSAQTNLLVSEQTEVSLLTCGSGNQLHSLFGHTALRIHNIQNGVDVVFNYGAFDFSTPNFYMKFVKGDMQYFVATGSYDEFIQNYQYENRTVYEQKLNLTPEQKQQLINDLVAVLSSDQKFYTYKFIDRNCTTMVAERINSLLKTAISTDIPDTQKDYRTTLNSYLANSFYEKLGINLIFGAKVDKQSDKLFLPLELMEGVSKTKSGAIPLASETVTVYQQQPTDTSGSLWNNSYTFIAALALFVAFAHKKPVAIGYLAIMGLMGLFFALVGSYSFHEEVSANYNTLVISPIFLISLFFLIAKNKKGFRISAYACFVSMLVFIGYAFNKDHFLLMLPIILANTALLVRLLRKEKL, from the coding sequence ATGCGTTCCTTTACTCTTTCGATTCTGACTTTATTTTTACTGTTCACGACTACTAGCTCCGCACAAACCAATTTATTAGTATCCGAACAAACAGAAGTCAGCTTGTTAACCTGTGGTTCCGGAAATCAGTTGCATTCCCTTTTCGGGCATACGGCACTACGGATTCACAACATACAAAATGGAGTGGATGTGGTTTTTAATTATGGCGCCTTCGATTTTAGCACACCTAATTTTTATATGAAGTTTGTAAAAGGCGATATGCAATACTTTGTCGCCACTGGTTCGTATGACGAATTTATTCAGAACTACCAATATGAAAATCGTACGGTTTACGAGCAAAAACTAAATTTAACACCGGAACAGAAACAACAGTTGATCAATGATTTGGTAGCCGTACTTTCATCCGATCAGAAATTTTATACTTATAAATTTATCGACCGTAACTGTACCACTATGGTAGCCGAACGGATCAACAGCCTTCTAAAAACAGCTATCAGCACCGACATTCCGGATACCCAAAAAGACTACCGTACGACATTAAATTCCTATCTGGCGAATAGTTTTTATGAAAAACTGGGAATCAATCTTATTTTTGGTGCTAAAGTCGACAAACAGTCGGATAAACTATTCTTACCTTTGGAATTGATGGAAGGCGTTTCCAAAACCAAATCGGGTGCGATACCTTTGGCTTCTGAAACCGTTACCGTATACCAGCAACAACCAACGGATACTTCCGGTTCACTTTGGAATAACAGCTATACCTTTATAGCGGCTTTGGCGTTATTTGTGGCGTTTGCTCATAAAAAGCCCGTTGCGATTGGCTACTTGGCAATTATGGGGTTAATGGGCTTGTTTTTCGCATTGGTTGGCTCTTATTCCTTCCACGAAGAAGTTTCGGCCAACTACAACACTTTGGTGATCAGCCCAATATTCCTGATCTCTTTATTCTTTTTAATTGCTAAAAACAAAAAGGGATTCCGAATCAGTGCCTATGCTTGTTTTGTTTCGATGCTAGTATTTATCGGTTATGCTTTTAACAAAGACCATTTCCTGTTAATGCTTCCGATTATCCTGGCAAACACTGCGCTATTAGTCCGCTTGCTTCGGAAAGAAAAGCTATAA
- a CDS encoding PorV/PorQ family protein, with translation MNIGVDAAALGMANAVVAHSADVNSGYWNPAGLLKVEGKQIGLMHASYFANIAQYDYAGFAMKIDDRSALGVSLIRFGVDDILNTTQLIDSQGNIDYNRISLFSAADYGLTFSYARALPLDGFNYGVNAKIIRRIIGDFASSWGFGFDLGIQYEKNDWKVGLMVRDITTTYNVWTIDEDAYNKIKDAVPGENQEAPETTEITLPKVQLGLSKKFIIRYDYSILAATQLNMRFARTNDIISTNAVSIDPAAGFEFGYTDLVFLRAGVGNFQNVKQIDNSEKLNFQPNLGLGFKYKGIQVDYALTDIGDQSVALYSNIFSLKVDLGIFSR, from the coding sequence ATGAATATTGGTGTGGATGCTGCTGCTTTGGGTATGGCCAATGCGGTTGTAGCCCATAGTGCCGATGTCAATTCCGGATATTGGAATCCCGCCGGACTACTAAAAGTAGAAGGAAAACAGATTGGTTTGATGCACGCCAGTTATTTTGCCAACATCGCCCAATATGACTATGCCGGTTTTGCGATGAAAATTGACGATCGCAGCGCTTTGGGCGTATCCCTGATTCGTTTTGGGGTTGACGACATCCTGAATACCACCCAATTAATCGACAGTCAGGGGAATATTGATTACAACCGGATCAGCTTGTTTTCGGCGGCCGATTACGGTTTAACTTTTTCCTATGCCCGTGCTTTGCCGTTAGACGGATTTAATTATGGTGTAAATGCTAAGATTATCCGTCGTATTATCGGAGATTTTGCCAGTTCGTGGGGATTTGGTTTTGATCTGGGAATCCAATACGAAAAAAACGATTGGAAAGTGGGTTTGATGGTTCGCGATATTACTACTACATATAACGTATGGACCATCGACGAAGATGCCTACAACAAAATAAAGGATGCCGTACCGGGCGAGAATCAGGAGGCTCCGGAAACCACTGAGATTACCCTTCCGAAAGTACAACTTGGTCTTTCCAAAAAATTTATCATCCGCTACGATTACAGCATTCTGGCAGCCACGCAACTTAACATGCGCTTTGCCCGGACCAACGATATTATTTCGACCAATGCAGTAAGTATCGATCCGGCAGCCGGTTTTGAATTTGGTTATACCGATCTGGTTTTTTTACGCGCCGGTGTGGGTAATTTCCAGAATGTAAAACAAATAGACAATTCCGAAAAGCTGAATTTCCAGCCGAATCTTGGCCTTGGTTTTAAATACAAAGGCATTCAGGTTGATTATGCATTAACCGACATTGGCGATCAGAGTGTGGCTTTGTATTCCAATATTTTTTCCTTAAAAGTTGATTTAGGCATTTTCAGCAGATAA
- a CDS encoding CDP-alcohol phosphatidyltransferase family protein, giving the protein MSVKKHIPNVITLLNLSAGIFALIHAFNGNYNEAFSCVCVGIFFDFWDGFFARLLKVQSPLGVQLDSLADMVTSGVVPGVVMYKMLADIQENQPDYNLTPETFYMGIVPYLGFLITLGSCYRLAKFNIDTRQTDSFIGLPTPANALLIMSIPMILFDNQFEALSNLLSNPYVLVGISLFSAYILNAEIPLFSLKVKYFSWENNKTQILFMIVSALFLIFFQYLGIPMIILFYVLLSVIINKRNQGVKAA; this is encoded by the coding sequence ATGTCTGTAAAGAAACACATTCCTAATGTTATTACGCTTTTAAATCTTTCTGCCGGAATCTTTGCTTTGATTCATGCTTTTAACGGAAATTATAACGAAGCCTTTTCCTGTGTTTGTGTGGGTATATTTTTTGATTTTTGGGATGGCTTTTTTGCCCGGTTGCTAAAAGTGCAAAGTCCGCTTGGCGTGCAATTGGATTCTTTGGCCGATATGGTGACCAGTGGTGTCGTTCCGGGTGTGGTGATGTATAAAATGCTGGCCGATATTCAGGAAAATCAACCGGATTATAACCTGACACCGGAAACCTTCTATATGGGGATTGTACCCTACCTTGGGTTTTTAATCACGTTAGGATCGTGCTACCGATTGGCGAAGTTTAATATCGATACGCGTCAGACCGATTCATTTATCGGATTGCCAACACCTGCCAATGCCTTATTGATCATGAGTATCCCGATGATTTTATTCGATAATCAGTTTGAAGCGCTTTCCAACTTGTTGAGTAATCCATATGTTTTAGTAGGAATCAGCTTGTTTAGTGCTTATATTTTAAATGCTGAAATTCCTTTGTTTTCATTAAAAGTGAAATACTTTAGTTGGGAGAATAATAAAACACAAATACTGTTTATGATCGTTTCGGCCTTGTTCCTGATCTTCTTCCAGTATTTGGGAATTCCGATGATCATTTTGTTTTATGTGTTACTTTCGGTAATCATCAATAAACGAAACCAAGGAGTCAAAGCCGCTTAA
- a CDS encoding glycoside hydrolase family 25 protein — translation MKKRTTPRKRPTASRSSKAKSKKRFSTGKIILYVAAIALAITLVATVYQYRNGFLYYLGFKTDKVAGKLSAEERKIADVRIFEILSRHDTKLVGFDVSEYQDKIDWGAIDKMEGEFPLSFVFIRSTAGNNYVDGRFEENWAAAKKHHFVRGAYHYYRPNENSLEQAELFIKTVKLQKGDFPPVLDIEKLPDGQSMDSLKVGLKRWLKRVERHYKVKPIIYSGESYYKDFLKDEFKGYQFWIANYNFFVENIKDEWLLWQFTEQAEVDGVKGLVDINVFNGNGEDLRAITIKK, via the coding sequence ATGAAAAAGCGTACTACTCCTCGAAAAAGACCAACTGCTTCCCGGAGTTCAAAAGCAAAATCCAAAAAGCGCTTTTCAACCGGGAAAATCATTTTATATGTTGCGGCGATAGCGCTGGCAATTACTTTGGTTGCGACGGTTTACCAGTATCGCAATGGTTTTCTGTATTATCTGGGGTTTAAAACCGATAAAGTAGCCGGAAAGTTAAGTGCCGAGGAACGTAAAATAGCCGATGTCCGTATTTTTGAAATCCTTAGTCGGCATGATACGAAACTGGTCGGTTTTGATGTGTCCGAATATCAGGATAAAATCGATTGGGGCGCGATCGATAAAATGGAAGGAGAGTTTCCGCTTAGTTTTGTCTTTATTCGTTCCACGGCCGGAAATAACTATGTCGACGGTCGGTTTGAAGAAAACTGGGCAGCAGCTAAAAAGCATCATTTTGTCCGCGGTGCATACCACTATTACCGACCCAATGAAAACTCACTGGAACAAGCGGAGTTGTTTATCAAAACGGTAAAACTGCAAAAAGGCGATTTTCCTCCGGTCTTGGATATTGAAAAACTTCCGGATGGGCAATCGATGGATAGCCTGAAAGTAGGTTTAAAACGTTGGTTAAAACGGGTGGAACGCCATTATAAAGTAAAACCGATTATCTATTCCGGCGAAAGCTATTATAAAGATTTTTTAAAAGACGAGTTTAAAGGCTATCAATTCTGGATTGCCAATTATAACTTTTTTGTCGAAAATATAAAAGACGAATGGCTGTTGTGGCAGTTTACCGAACAAGCCGAAGTCGACGGTGTAAAAGGTTTGGTGGATATCAATGTTTTTAATGGAAACGGCGAAGATCTTCGGGCTATTACGATAAAAAAATAA
- the lptB gene encoding LPS export ABC transporter ATP-binding protein: MKLRAENLIKTYKKRSVVKGISVEVNQGEIVGLLGPNGAGKTTSFYMIVGLVKPNSGNIYLDDMDITDFPMYKRAQNGIGYLAQEASVFRKLSIEDNIMSVLQLTKLSKKEQEAKMESLIDEFSLQHIRTNRGDLLSGGERRRTEIARALATDPKFILLDEPFAGVDPVAVEDIQRIVAQLKNKNIGILITDHNVQETLAITDKTYLMFEGGILKAGVPEELAEDEMVRKVYLGQNFELRRKKLEF, encoded by the coding sequence ATGAAATTAAGAGCTGAAAACCTAATCAAAACCTACAAGAAAAGAAGCGTTGTAAAGGGCATTTCCGTAGAAGTGAACCAAGGAGAAATCGTAGGATTATTAGGTCCGAACGGTGCCGGAAAAACCACCTCCTTCTACATGATTGTAGGACTGGTAAAACCGAATAGCGGCAATATTTACCTGGACGACATGGACATTACCGACTTCCCGATGTACAAACGGGCACAAAACGGCATTGGTTATCTGGCGCAGGAAGCTTCCGTTTTCAGAAAGTTAAGTATCGAAGACAACATTATGAGCGTACTGCAACTGACTAAATTATCCAAAAAGGAACAGGAAGCCAAAATGGAATCACTAATCGATGAATTCAGCTTACAACACATTCGTACCAACCGTGGGGATTTACTTTCCGGAGGAGAACGACGTCGTACTGAAATCGCACGGGCGTTGGCCACCGATCCGAAATTTATTCTGTTGGACGAACCTTTTGCTGGTGTCGACCCGGTAGCGGTAGAAGACATTCAGCGTATTGTAGCGCAGCTAAAAAATAAAAACATCGGAATCCTGATTACCGATCACAACGTACAGGAAACCCTTGCCATTACCGACAAAACCTACCTGATGTTTGAAGGTGGGATTCTAAAAGCCGGTGTACCGGAAGAATTAGCCGAAGATGAAATGGTACGAAAAGTATACCTCGGACAAAACTTCGAATTACGTCGTAAGAAATTAGAATTTTAA
- a CDS encoding carboxymuconolactone decarboxylase family protein, whose protein sequence is MANLVQEFNDYRSKMNEKLLNDNNKIIKRIFNLDTNAYMEGALDVKTKELLGLVASAVLRCDDCIKYHLETAYKNGITREEMMEAMGIATLVGGTIVIPHLRRAYEFWEALENN, encoded by the coding sequence ATGGCCAATTTAGTACAGGAATTCAACGATTACCGTTCTAAAATGAACGAAAAGTTATTAAACGACAACAACAAGATCATCAAACGCATCTTCAACCTGGATACCAATGCCTATATGGAAGGTGCTTTGGATGTGAAAACAAAAGAATTATTGGGATTGGTAGCATCGGCCGTACTGCGTTGTGACGACTGTATCAAATACCATCTGGAGACGGCCTATAAAAACGGAATCACCCGTGAAGAAATGATGGAAGCGATGGGAATCGCTACTTTGGTTGGCGGAACGATTGTTATTCCGCATTTGCGACGCGCATACGAATTCTGGGAAGCTTTAGAAAATAATTAA
- the tatC gene encoding twin-arginine translocase subunit TatC produces the protein MGKKKSMKEMSFLDHLEELRWLLIRSTIAILAGGCVAYYYSDFIFDSVIFGPKDGNFVTYRFFCELAQKYDLDQSFCMTELPFELQNRTMEGQFAMLIWTSITVGFILAFPFILWELWKFISPALYEKEKRNARYFIFVSSLLFFLGVMFGYFVITPLSINFLANLTISKFVVNSIDIQSYIGLVKSTSLSTGLVFELPIVIYFLSRLGIVSPSFLRTYRKYAYVIILIIAAIVTPPDVISQMIVTIPLVILYELSIFISKFVVKKQELKNT, from the coding sequence ATGGGAAAGAAAAAAAGCATGAAAGAAATGTCGTTTCTGGATCATTTGGAAGAACTCCGCTGGCTCCTGATACGAAGTACAATTGCCATTTTAGCGGGTGGATGCGTAGCCTATTATTACAGTGATTTTATTTTCGACTCCGTTATATTTGGCCCGAAAGACGGTAATTTTGTAACCTACCGTTTTTTCTGTGAACTGGCTCAGAAATACGACCTGGATCAAAGTTTTTGTATGACCGAACTTCCGTTTGAACTGCAAAACCGTACGATGGAAGGTCAGTTTGCGATGTTGATCTGGACTTCGATAACCGTTGGATTTATCCTTGCCTTCCCGTTTATCTTATGGGAACTATGGAAATTTATCAGCCCGGCTTTATACGAAAAAGAAAAACGCAACGCCCGATACTTTATTTTTGTATCGTCGCTGCTTTTCTTCCTCGGAGTGATGTTCGGTTATTTTGTGATCACACCACTGTCGATTAACTTCCTGGCCAATCTGACCATTAGTAAATTCGTTGTAAACTCAATCGACATTCAGTCCTATATTGGATTGGTAAAATCCACATCCCTATCGACCGGACTGGTTTTCGAATTACCGATCGTCATTTATTTCCTTTCCCGATTGGGCATTGTCTCTCCGAGCTTTTTAAGAACCTACCGAAAATATGCCTACGTAATAATTTTGATCATTGCTGCCATTGTAACACCTCCGGACGTCATCAGCCAGATGATCGTTACCATTCCGCTGGTAATCCTATACGAACTAAGTATTTTCATTTCTAAGTTTGTAGTGAAGAAACAAGAACTCAAAAACACATAG